Proteins encoded by one window of Acuticoccus sp. MNP-M23:
- the pcaF gene encoding 3-oxoadipyl-CoA thiolase yields MRNCYIVDYIRTPIGRFGGALASVRADDLAALPIRALMARNDAVDFAAVDDVILGCANQAGEDNRNLARMAALLAGLPTAVTGTTINRLCGSGMDAVAMGARAIKTGEAELIVAGGSESMSRAPFVMPKAETAFSRNAEIYDTTIGWRFVHPQMKALHGIDSMPETGENVAEDYDISRADQDAFALRSQQRALGARDRLAEEITPVEISQRRGDPLVVDTDEHPRETTLEKLAALKTPFRAGGTVTAGNASGVNDGAAALLLASEEAVRKYGLTPLAKVVACATAGVAPRIMGIGPVPATAKLMALTGTTIGDYDVIELNEAFAAQALASLRALGLADDAAHVNRHGGAIALGHPLGMSGARLVGTAAMELAAGRGSRALATMCIGVGQGIAMGLEAA; encoded by the coding sequence ATGCGAAACTGTTACATCGTCGACTATATCCGCACCCCCATCGGCCGGTTTGGCGGGGCCCTCGCCTCGGTGCGTGCAGACGACCTTGCCGCCCTCCCCATCCGGGCGCTGATGGCCCGCAATGACGCTGTGGATTTCGCCGCTGTGGACGACGTTATCCTCGGCTGCGCCAACCAGGCGGGCGAGGACAACCGCAACCTTGCCCGGATGGCGGCGCTGCTGGCGGGACTCCCCACGGCGGTCACCGGCACGACCATCAACCGGCTCTGCGGCTCCGGCATGGACGCCGTGGCCATGGGCGCCCGCGCCATCAAGACCGGCGAGGCGGAGCTGATCGTGGCGGGCGGATCGGAATCGATGTCGCGCGCACCATTCGTGATGCCGAAGGCGGAGACGGCGTTTTCGCGCAACGCCGAAATCTACGACACCACCATCGGCTGGCGTTTCGTCCACCCGCAGATGAAGGCGCTTCACGGCATCGATTCGATGCCGGAGACCGGCGAGAACGTGGCCGAGGACTACGATATTTCCCGCGCCGACCAGGACGCGTTCGCACTGCGCAGCCAGCAGCGGGCCCTTGGCGCCCGCGACCGGCTGGCCGAAGAGATCACCCCTGTCGAGATCAGCCAGCGGCGGGGCGATCCGCTGGTGGTCGACACCGACGAGCACCCCCGCGAAACAACCCTCGAAAAACTCGCCGCGCTCAAAACCCCGTTCCGGGCTGGCGGCACGGTGACGGCGGGCAACGCGTCCGGCGTCAATGACGGGGCGGCTGCGCTGCTGCTGGCCTCCGAGGAAGCGGTGCGGAAATACGGGCTGACGCCGCTGGCAAAGGTGGTGGCTTGCGCCACGGCGGGCGTTGCGCCGCGCATCATGGGGATCGGTCCGGTGCCTGCGACGGCCAAGCTGATGGCGCTGACCGGCACGACCATCGGCGACTATGACGTGATCGAACTCAACGAGGCTTTTGCCGCACAGGCGCTTGCCTCACTGCGCGCGTTGGGACTGGCGGACGATGCGGCCCATGTGAACCGCCATGGCGGGGCCATCGCGCTCGGCCATCCGCTTGGCATGTCCGGCGCGCGGCTTGTGGGCACGGCGGCCATGGAACTTGCCGCCGGGCGCGGCAGCCGGGCGCTGGCCACCATGTGCATTGGCGTTGGCCAGGGCATTGCCATGGGCCTTGAAGCCGCGTGA
- the miaA gene encoding tRNA (adenosine(37)-N6)-dimethylallyltransferase MiaA — MPILIAGPTASGKSALAMALAARLGGVVINADSMQVYGDLAILTARPSPADEARVPHALYGHVDAATAHSVAAFLSDVAGALAAARERGQRPVIVGGTGLYLAALTEGLSPTPQVPADVRALWRQRQKEAPSEALHAELARRDPPMAARLNPGDPQRIVRALEVVDGTGRSLLEFQAEKSPPLVDPAASTRIVLAPDRTVLRARIAARFEAMMASGALAEAATLAARGLDPALPSMKAIGVAPLIAHAAGALTAEEVMARAITESRQYAKRQDTWFRNRFRDWPRYESADAAADQAI, encoded by the coding sequence ATGCCCATTCTCATCGCCGGTCCGACCGCTTCGGGCAAGTCCGCGCTGGCAATGGCGCTGGCGGCGCGGCTGGGCGGCGTGGTCATCAATGCCGATTCCATGCAGGTTTATGGCGACCTTGCGATCCTGACCGCCCGCCCGTCCCCTGCCGATGAGGCGCGCGTGCCCCACGCGCTCTACGGCCACGTGGACGCTGCCACCGCCCACTCCGTCGCCGCTTTTCTCTCAGATGTGGCGGGGGCACTGGCCGCAGCCCGCGAGCGCGGCCAGCGCCCCGTCATCGTCGGCGGCACGGGGCTTTATCTGGCAGCACTGACCGAGGGTCTGTCGCCCACGCCGCAGGTCCCGGCAGACGTGCGCGCGCTCTGGCGCCAGCGCCAGAAAGAGGCGCCGAGCGAGGCGCTCCATGCCGAGCTTGCCCGTCGCGATCCGCCGATGGCCGCACGCCTCAACCCCGGCGACCCTCAGCGGATCGTTCGCGCGCTGGAAGTGGTGGACGGCACCGGCCGGTCGCTGCTGGAATTTCAGGCCGAGAAAAGCCCGCCGCTGGTTGACCCCGCGGCGTCGACGAGAATCGTCCTCGCGCCCGACCGCACCGTTTTGCGCGCCCGCATCGCGGCCCGGTTCGAGGCGATGATGGCATCCGGCGCGCTGGCGGAAGCGGCAACCCTTGCGGCCCGCGGGCTGGACCCGGCGCTGCCTTCGATGAAGGCGATCGGCGTTGCGCCCCTCATCGCCCATGCCGCCGGTGCACTCACCGCCGAAGAAGTCATGGCCCGCGCCATCACCGAAAGCCGCCAGTACGCCAAGCGGCAGGACACCTGGTTCCGCAACCGCTTTCGAGACTGGCCGCGGTACGAAAGCGCCGATGCGGCCGCCGATCAGGCGATCTGA
- a CDS encoding PAS domain-containing protein — protein MTTTGKQLHEQVLDNAPVSFVVTNPALGDNPIVFVNHAFTQMTGYSVNDCIGRNCRFLQGAESDPAAIALLRKAIEDKAETAVTLTNYRADGTAFANRVHIYPLWDDAGALEYFVGIYQETADSEAAEAEIALREIHHRVKNHLSMVVGMIRMQARAKNAASTDDYATLARRIETLQLLYQEMTMGGTDSVNAEDISLGAYVSRIASTIAYLDGRQSVRLNVDLDAAHTAVDTAAQIGLLVSELLTNTYQHAFKEQTEGLVEIRLKEQSEGGAIRLQVSDDGVGIDPEMNWPDGGNLGGKIIRSLLTGLGASMTVAGGNGTVLTIDIPQRTTPADAPA, from the coding sequence ATGACGACAACAGGAAAACAGTTGCACGAACAGGTGCTGGACAATGCGCCGGTCTCATTTGTGGTCACCAATCCGGCCCTGGGCGACAATCCGATCGTGTTCGTCAACCACGCCTTCACCCAGATGACGGGCTACTCGGTCAACGACTGTATCGGGCGCAACTGCCGTTTCCTGCAGGGCGCCGAGTCTGATCCGGCAGCAATTGCCCTTCTGCGTAAAGCCATTGAAGACAAGGCGGAAACCGCTGTCACTCTCACTAACTACCGGGCCGATGGCACGGCGTTCGCCAACCGGGTTCACATCTACCCGCTGTGGGACGATGCCGGGGCGCTGGAATATTTTGTCGGCATCTATCAGGAGACCGCCGACAGCGAGGCGGCGGAAGCCGAAATTGCGCTGCGCGAGATCCATCACCGGGTGAAGAACCACCTTTCCATGGTGGTCGGCATGATCCGGATGCAGGCGCGCGCCAAGAATGCGGCGTCCACGGACGATTACGCCACCCTTGCCCGCCGCATCGAGACCCTTCAGCTCCTTTACCAGGAGATGACCATGGGCGGGACGGACAGCGTCAATGCTGAAGACATCTCGCTGGGGGCCTACGTCTCGCGGATTGCGTCCACCATTGCGTATCTGGACGGGCGGCAAAGCGTGCGGCTGAACGTGGATCTGGATGCGGCCCATACGGCGGTGGATACCGCGGCGCAGATCGGCCTTCTGGTGTCCGAACTTCTGACCAACACCTATCAGCATGCCTTCAAAGAGCAGACCGAAGGGCTGGTGGAAATCCGCCTCAAGGAGCAGAGCGAAGGCGGTGCGATCCGCCTTCAGGTGAGCGATGACGGCGTTGGCATCGATCCGGAGATGAACTGGCCGGACGGCGGCAATCTCGGCGGCAAGATCATCCGCTCATTGCTGACCGGGCTTGGCGCTTCGATGACCGTGGCAGGCGGCAACGGCACGGTTCTCACCATCGACATTCCGCAGCGCACGACGCCCGCAGACGCCCCGGCATAG
- a CDS encoding formate/nitrite transporter family protein, producing the protein MEKNTPPKDNGEDVDPAIQSLSKGEEIDAMERAGPRAPVVYASISARGLEELNRPFISLMGSGISAGLILMMSVIGEGLIHHELPKFQGAELIADIGYTFGFLIVIIGRMQLFTEDTITPVLPLLANPTKRAFMRTGRLWSVVFTANLIGTFVAAFTLTYGEIVRPDQLHAILEVSSKVMENTPFETLRYGIIAGFLIAALVWCMPTLRGGEFLMIFFITYLIALGDFTHVIAGSGEGFLLYLDGKVDGAWLVYGLIVPALVGNMIGGTALFAVLAYVQVMEEISEDKKPARSRIPYTPKPTGPFSSGRSSASKDAAAATRAGPARPKKETKRTPR; encoded by the coding sequence ATGGAAAAGAATACGCCCCCCAAAGACAATGGCGAAGACGTGGATCCCGCGATCCAGAGTCTGAGCAAGGGCGAAGAAATTGATGCAATGGAGCGTGCGGGTCCGCGCGCGCCAGTTGTCTATGCTTCAATCAGTGCACGGGGTCTTGAAGAACTCAACCGTCCGTTCATCTCGCTCATGGGCTCCGGCATCTCCGCTGGCCTCATCTTGATGATGTCGGTGATTGGCGAGGGGCTCATCCACCACGAGCTGCCCAAGTTCCAGGGCGCCGAGCTGATTGCGGACATCGGCTACACATTCGGCTTCCTGATCGTGATCATCGGGCGGATGCAGCTGTTCACCGAGGACACCATCACCCCCGTCCTGCCGCTCCTCGCCAACCCCACCAAGCGCGCCTTCATGCGCACCGGTCGGTTGTGGAGCGTGGTCTTCACCGCAAACCTCATCGGCACGTTCGTGGCCGCCTTCACGCTCACCTACGGCGAGATCGTCCGGCCCGACCAGCTTCATGCCATCCTGGAAGTGTCCAGCAAGGTGATGGAGAACACCCCGTTCGAGACGCTGCGCTACGGCATCATCGCCGGGTTCCTGATTGCGGCCCTGGTGTGGTGCATGCCGACGCTGCGTGGCGGCGAGTTTTTGATGATCTTCTTCATCACCTATCTCATCGCTCTTGGCGACTTTACCCACGTCATTGCCGGCTCCGGCGAAGGCTTCCTGCTCTACCTCGACGGCAAGGTGGATGGCGCGTGGCTCGTTTACGGGCTGATTGTTCCGGCGCTGGTCGGCAACATGATCGGCGGTACGGCCCTGTTTGCAGTGCTTGCCTACGTCCAGGTGATGGAAGAAATATCCGAGGACAAGAAGCCGGCCCGCAGCCGCATTCCGTACACGCCCAAGCCGACCGGTCCGTTCTCGTCGGGCCGTTCCAGCGCTTCGAAGGATGCTGCCGCGGCAACGCGTGCCGGTCCCGCCCGTCCCAAGAAGGAAACCAAGCGCACCCCGCGCTGA
- a CDS encoding ABC transporter ATP-binding protein — MPLARRFWHDHLKSHRRTFVLVLVAIVIVAASTSLYPLIINWAFEAFADKSVWAVNTLPFLILFTAVLKGGSLYGQVALTQTIVTRVETDMQRRLYRHLVAADLAQIGAHNPATWTQRFTTDVDYVRQALTRLIGVLVRDGLTMVALLATMIYLDPVLSLIALVILPLALIPISQIGKRIRTVARRTQEEAGGMAALTSETFGAARVVKTFRLESYLTAKADTVFETLRSLRRRAALQRALMEPVTEALGGAAVAAILVVIGWRILSGDSTIGEFTGFLGALLIASQPLRALGNLNAVVQEGLAALSRYYATLDAPATVREAPDAVPATFGADALKFDDVSFSYGGSDAPALHGISFEAVAGGTTAIVGRSGAGKSTVFNLIARLYDPSSGTIRIGGEDLDALTLASLRDRIAVVSQDVLLFDDTVGANIALGRAGATTAEIRAAAEAAGASAFIARHPDAFDAPVGVRGGNFSGGERQRIALARAFLKDAPVLLLDEATSALDAETEAAVRDALARLSTGRTTLVIAHRLSTVRAADRIIVMDQGKVAEVGTHKELVAAGGLYAHLHRIQLSDD; from the coding sequence ATGCCCCTCGCCCGCCGCTTCTGGCACGATCACCTCAAGTCGCACCGCCGCACCTTCGTGCTGGTGCTGGTGGCCATCGTGATCGTCGCTGCCTCCACCAGCCTTTATCCGCTGATCATCAACTGGGCCTTCGAGGCGTTTGCCGACAAGTCCGTCTGGGCGGTCAACACACTGCCATTTCTCATCCTGTTCACGGCCGTGCTGAAGGGGGGCTCGCTCTACGGGCAGGTCGCGCTGACGCAGACCATTGTAACCCGCGTCGAGACCGACATGCAGCGCAGGCTCTACCGCCACCTCGTTGCGGCCGACCTTGCCCAGATCGGCGCCCACAACCCCGCCACCTGGACGCAGCGCTTCACCACCGACGTCGATTATGTGCGACAGGCGCTGACCCGGCTGATCGGCGTTCTGGTGCGCGACGGGCTGACCATGGTCGCCCTTCTGGCCACCATGATCTACCTCGATCCGGTCCTCTCGCTGATTGCGCTGGTGATCCTGCCGCTGGCGCTGATCCCCATCTCGCAGATCGGCAAGCGGATCCGCACGGTGGCCCGCCGCACCCAGGAAGAGGCCGGCGGGATGGCCGCCCTCACCTCCGAAACCTTCGGGGCTGCGCGCGTGGTGAAGACCTTCCGGCTGGAGAGCTACCTCACCGCCAAGGCCGATACCGTGTTCGAGACGCTCCGGAGCCTGCGCCGCAGGGCTGCGCTCCAGCGCGCCTTGATGGAGCCCGTGACCGAGGCGCTGGGCGGGGCGGCGGTCGCGGCCATTCTGGTTGTGATCGGCTGGCGGATCCTGTCCGGCGACAGCACCATCGGCGAGTTTACCGGTTTTCTCGGTGCGCTGCTCATCGCGTCCCAGCCGCTGCGGGCGCTCGGCAACCTCAACGCAGTGGTGCAGGAGGGGCTGGCTGCCCTCTCGCGCTACTACGCCACGCTGGACGCCCCGGCCACGGTCCGCGAGGCGCCTGACGCAGTGCCCGCCACCTTCGGCGCCGATGCTCTGAAATTCGACGACGTGTCCTTCTCCTATGGCGGGTCGGATGCGCCAGCGCTGCACGGCATCTCGTTCGAGGCCGTGGCGGGCGGAACCACCGCGATCGTCGGCCGGAGCGGGGCGGGCAAATCCACTGTCTTCAACCTCATCGCCCGGCTTTACGACCCGTCCAGCGGCACCATCCGCATTGGCGGCGAAGATCTGGACGCGCTGACATTGGCCTCCCTGCGCGACCGGATTGCCGTGGTCAGCCAGGACGTTCTTCTGTTCGACGACACGGTGGGCGCCAACATCGCGCTCGGCCGCGCCGGTGCGACAACGGCCGAGATCCGCGCCGCGGCCGAAGCTGCGGGGGCGAGCGCCTTCATTGCGCGCCATCCGGACGCGTTCGACGCGCCCGTCGGGGTGCGGGGCGGCAATTTTTCGGGCGGTGAGCGGCAGCGCATCGCCCTCGCCCGCGCCTTTTTGAAGGACGCGCCGGTGCTCCTTCTGGATGAAGCGACCAGCGCGCTGGATGCCGAAACCGAAGCTGCCGTGCGCGACGCACTGGCGCGGCTTTCCACCGGGCGCACGACGCTGGTGATTGCGCATCGCCTCTCCACAGTGCGCGCAGCGGACCGGATCATCGTGATGGATCAGGGCAAGGTGGCCGAGGTCGGCACCCACAAGGAGCTTGTGGCCGCAGGCGGGCTTTATGCCCACCTCCACCGCATCCAGCTCTCGGACGACTGA
- the ggt gene encoding gamma-glutamyltransferase, producing the protein MKKLLSRVRSLAVPVALAVGGVASAAQAQIMSDGQRFHPVPARSHMVVSQEAQASLVGERILAEGGNAVDAAVATGFALAVTLPRAGNIGGGGFMVVHMAGSGETVAIDYRERAPGAAERNMFLDEAGEASAQKSRRSGLAVGVPGTVAGLALAHERYGSGKFTLSELIAPAIALATDGFVVSPDLEAALGRERTRTLLEADPEAAAILYPGGAVPVAGSRLPMPALAQSLRRIAEDGPAGFYEGPTAAAIVKTVADRGGRMTLDDLKTYEAMVREPARGTFKDYEIASMPPPSSGGVHLVQMLKIIEDAPFGTYGLNSAAMIHLMAEAAKHAYADRALYLGDPDFVDIPVAKLLSEAYAESIRAKISMETTTPSSEIMADPANLPHESNETTHYSVMDAAGNAVANTYTLNFSFGVGFAAEGTGILLNNELDDFSAKPGVPNAYGLIGGEANAVGPRKRPLSSMTPTIVLKDGAPLIVTGSPGGSRIITTVMQVILNATVHERDIMTATAAPRVHHQWLPDYIRIEEGISHDTIRLLEEKGHDVRIQSSMGAAQSIMRGPDGLLYGASDPRRPGGLAAGN; encoded by the coding sequence ATGAAAAAGCTGTTGAGTCGGGTCCGCAGCCTCGCCGTTCCCGTGGCGCTGGCGGTTGGTGGGGTGGCCAGCGCCGCGCAGGCACAGATCATGTCGGACGGACAGCGCTTTCATCCGGTGCCCGCCCGGTCGCACATGGTGGTCAGCCAAGAAGCGCAGGCCAGCCTGGTGGGCGAGCGCATTCTGGCCGAAGGCGGCAATGCCGTCGATGCCGCGGTGGCAACGGGGTTCGCGCTGGCCGTGACCCTGCCGCGGGCCGGCAACATCGGCGGCGGCGGCTTCATGGTCGTGCACATGGCCGGCAGCGGCGAAACCGTGGCGATCGACTACCGCGAACGCGCCCCCGGTGCAGCCGAGCGCAACATGTTCCTGGACGAGGCGGGCGAAGCTTCGGCGCAGAAATCGCGCCGCAGCGGGCTTGCCGTCGGCGTGCCCGGAACGGTGGCCGGCCTCGCACTCGCGCATGAGCGATACGGCTCCGGCAAGTTCACGCTGTCCGAGCTGATCGCGCCTGCAATCGCGCTCGCCACGGACGGCTTTGTGGTCTCTCCCGACCTTGAAGCCGCGCTTGGCCGCGAGCGGACCCGCACGCTCCTGGAGGCAGACCCGGAAGCTGCCGCCATTTTGTACCCCGGCGGCGCGGTGCCGGTGGCCGGGTCGCGGCTCCCCATGCCGGCCCTTGCACAAAGCCTGAGGCGCATTGCCGAAGACGGCCCCGCAGGCTTTTACGAAGGCCCCACCGCGGCAGCCATCGTGAAGACCGTGGCCGACAGGGGCGGCCGGATGACGCTCGACGACCTCAAGACCTACGAGGCCATGGTGCGGGAGCCGGCGCGCGGCACCTTCAAGGACTACGAGATTGCCTCCATGCCGCCGCCCAGCTCCGGCGGCGTGCATCTGGTGCAGATGCTGAAGATCATCGAGGACGCGCCGTTCGGCACCTACGGCCTCAACAGCGCCGCCATGATCCACCTGATGGCGGAGGCCGCGAAACATGCCTACGCCGACCGTGCGCTCTACCTCGGCGACCCGGATTTTGTGGATATTCCGGTCGCAAAGCTCCTGTCCGAAGCCTATGCTGAGTCCATCCGCGCCAAAATCTCCATGGAGACGACGACGCCCAGCAGCGAGATCATGGCCGATCCCGCAAACCTGCCGCACGAGAGCAACGAGACGACGCATTATTCGGTGATGGATGCAGCGGGCAATGCGGTGGCCAACACCTACACGCTCAATTTCTCGTTCGGCGTTGGGTTTGCAGCCGAAGGGACGGGCATCCTTCTCAACAACGAACTGGACGATTTTTCCGCAAAGCCCGGCGTCCCCAACGCCTATGGCCTCATTGGCGGGGAGGCCAACGCGGTGGGGCCGCGCAAACGGCCGCTCTCCTCGATGACGCCGACCATCGTTTTGAAGGATGGTGCACCGCTCATCGTCACCGGCTCGCCGGGCGGCAGCCGCATCATCACCACGGTGATGCAGGTGATCCTCAACGCCACCGTCCACGAGCGCGACATCATGACCGCGACGGCAGCGCCGCGCGTCCACCACCAGTGGCTGCCGGACTATATCCGCATTGAGGAAGGCATCTCCCACGACACCATCCGCCTTCTGGAAGAGAAGGGCCACGATGTGCGCATTCAGTCGTCCATGGGCGCCGCGCAATCGATCATGCGCGGGCCGGACGGGTTGCTTTACGGGGCCAGCGACCCGCGCCGTCCCGGCGGGCTTGCCGCGGGTAACTGA
- the serB gene encoding phosphoserine phosphatase SerB produces MDIVITLVAPGLLDPRAVARVVSTLGADHAERLSDQATDIFASGLPGQLRAAAASALADEAVDIIAQPVAGRRKRLLISDMDSTLIGQECIDELAAVHHLKPKVAAITERAMRGELDFAASLVERVALLKDIPEASIERLLAETITPSPGAATMVATLKANGVRTVLVSGGFTQFAEPVAERLGLDAMFANRLLVADGKLTGAVADPILGADAKRERLLAECDALGIAAPDAMALGDGANDLAMIGAAGLGVAYRAKPAVAAAADAEICHADLTAVLYAMGFKAGEFVSG; encoded by the coding sequence ATGGACATCGTCATCACACTCGTTGCCCCCGGGCTCCTCGATCCGCGTGCTGTGGCGCGCGTCGTTTCCACTCTCGGCGCCGATCATGCCGAGCGCCTGTCCGATCAGGCCACGGACATATTTGCAAGCGGCCTGCCGGGCCAGTTGCGCGCCGCCGCCGCCTCCGCCCTTGCCGACGAGGCGGTGGACATCATCGCGCAACCGGTCGCCGGCCGCCGCAAGCGCCTCCTCATCAGCGACATGGATTCCACCCTCATCGGCCAGGAGTGTATCGACGAGCTGGCGGCCGTGCACCACCTCAAGCCGAAGGTTGCGGCCATCACCGAGCGGGCCATGCGCGGCGAGCTGGACTTTGCCGCCTCGCTGGTGGAGCGGGTTGCGCTGTTGAAGGACATTCCTGAAGCGTCGATCGAAAGGCTGCTGGCCGAGACGATCACGCCCTCCCCCGGCGCCGCGACCATGGTCGCGACATTGAAGGCCAACGGGGTGCGCACGGTGCTGGTGTCGGGCGGCTTCACGCAGTTTGCCGAGCCGGTTGCCGAGCGGCTGGGGCTGGACGCGATGTTCGCGAACCGGCTGCTTGTGGCGGACGGCAAGCTGACCGGCGCGGTGGCCGACCCCATTTTGGGCGCCGATGCCAAGCGCGAACGGCTTCTGGCGGAATGCGACGCGCTCGGCATCGCGGCGCCCGACGCCATGGCGCTGGGCGACGGCGCGAACGATCTGGCGATGATCGGGGCCGCCGGACTTGGGGTTGCCTACCGGGCAAAACCCGCCGTTGCCGCCGCTGCGGATGCGGAAATCTGCCACGCGGACCTGACCGCGGTGCTTTATGCGATGGGGTTCAAGGCCGGTGAGTTTGTGTCCGGCTGA
- a CDS encoding tyrosine-protein phosphatase — translation MRTRRSKTPAATARRFERRARWAGELATPGDRRAAWFSLMLVDHGFLRLVHSNRFKVTDNLWRSSQPAPADIRFAKRAGIRTVISLRKETFGGDPLEREACAKAGLHFERIIMRSREAPAPAMLREAIARFPLLPRPVLFHCKSGADRAGLATALYLIIVEGASAATAAEALSLRYGHFSRGKTGILDAFIGAYATTGEAAGLSFSEWVETVYDPEALLAGFRTSRTADRFLDAIGRE, via the coding sequence ATGAGAACGCGGCGCAGCAAGACCCCGGCGGCCACCGCACGGCGTTTCGAACGGCGTGCCCGCTGGGCCGGTGAGCTTGCCACCCCCGGCGACCGGCGGGCCGCATGGTTCAGCCTGATGCTGGTCGACCACGGCTTCCTGCGCCTCGTTCATTCCAACCGCTTCAAGGTGACGGACAATCTGTGGCGCTCCTCGCAGCCTGCCCCGGCGGACATCCGCTTTGCAAAGCGCGCCGGGATCAGGACCGTCATTTCGCTGCGCAAGGAAACGTTCGGCGGCGATCCGCTGGAGCGCGAAGCGTGCGCCAAGGCAGGCCTCCACTTCGAGCGGATCATCATGCGCTCGCGGGAGGCACCGGCGCCCGCCATGCTGCGCGAGGCGATTGCGCGCTTTCCCCTGCTGCCGCGCCCCGTCCTCTTCCACTGCAAGTCAGGGGCGGACCGGGCGGGCCTTGCGACCGCGCTCTATCTCATCATCGTGGAGGGCGCGTCCGCCGCCACCGCAGCCGAGGCGCTGTCGCTGCGCTACGGGCACTTCAGCCGCGGCAAGACCGGCATTCTGGATGCCTTCATCGGAGCATACGCCACCACGGGGGAGGCGGCGGGCCTGAGCTTTTCCGAGTGGGTGGAGACCGTCTACGATCCCGAGGCGCTGCTGGCCGGCTTTCGCACCAGCCGCACGGCCGACCGCTTTCTGGATGCGATCGGCCGCGAATAG